AGATCTCCCTGGGAGGAGCTCCCCACATGCTTTCTGGGATATGTTTGCCCCTCTGGCTCCTCTTCCTTGCAGACAGCACCACCACAACCCCTTGTGTGCTGCTGGGTCTACTGTTGCAGATACTCCTTAATGACGTGATGGCAGAAGATGCTCTGACCACTGAGGAAATCAAGGGAGTGCACAAACCCACCACAGACCACTGAGCCCTGGCTTCCCAGGACCTGTTGGGCTGGCAGTGCCTCCCTCCCACACCATAGTGTTGACATGTCTGCTGGAGccctccagcatgggctccatGACCCTCATCCTCCTCTCGTGGGAAAAGGGAACGGGGAAGCACGCGTGGCTGGAGTTGTGACCCCTGGGGACAGGGGGCTTATGCAGCACTAGTGGAATCTGTAATTTCTGGTCCAGCACCACGCAGCACTTTGCTTCTCCTCTGTAGTACTCCTCCTCTGAGTACTGCCCCTGTGTACGGTGTGTCTTGGATTCAAGGAGAGAGGAGCCATACCTTGGAGCAGGAAAACCCTGGCAGACAATATGAGAAGAATATACCAAAAGGCAGGATGAAGATAGGGCCTGAGGGGCCAGATGAGGAGCCCAGCCCaccctgggcagcagcagtcCTTGAGAAAGGGGTTACTCACCGGTTGACTCGGACACTGCCCATGGCTCACTGTATCATCAGGTGTCAGGGGGCcgtgggagcagggagggcacGGGATCTCATACAGCAGCACTCACATGGGACCGGGCTCCTCTGGGTTTCACCTCCGGTGAGCTGGGGCCCATGCTGCCATTGCGATTGCTCTTGGGCATGTGCCTTGCAGAGAAGGATAAAGCAAAACCCAGTCAGAGCGTCCCCTGACAGCACCCATCCCAGTCCCAGAGAAGGGGTCGAGGGTTCCCAGCCTTTTGCTTAGGAGGGGTCTGGAAGTGTCCATGGGGCACCATGCCTCAGCCTGGCTCAGGCAGGTGAAAAGCTGATGGATGCGGACTGGGTTGCACAGCCCACAGCTCCCACGCTCCCTAAGATCTACTAACAGGAGAGATGCAGGGCCGGCTGTTTACCACCCTCCAGATGAAGGGCAAAACAGCTGAGCAGCTTGCAGGGCCCTTGCCCTGAGCCATTATATTAATATCATAGCTTACACTAGGATGAGAGCTCAGCCAGGCTAATTACCTCACATACAAGGGCTAAAGAAGCATGGACATGCAAGGCAGCCCTCGGGAAGCCCCATCAGCCCAGCCTGACCCAGAGAAGATTGATTTCCAAGGGGTGCAAAATATCCCTCTGTTtcaaagaggagaagaaaagtgaTGGGTGGAGCCAAAAGGGAGAACTGATGGAAAGGAAGGGCTTAGGGGTAGCTGAGGAGAAGACGGTTAGAGCAAACAGACCTTGTGACATGCTCTGCATACAGCATCCAAGGGGCAGTTCAGCGGCAGGACCCTGGGGAGGATGTCCAGCAGATGTTACGTCCCAGCCTGGTCCTCCCTGAACTGAAGAAAGGGGAAACCGAAGACTCAAGAGCCGACCTCTCCCACCTGCCTAGAGCTGCTAGGAAGTGAAATGCAGTGAGGTGGTAATGACTCACAGATTAGGAAGAGCTTTGTACACCCATGCTAATCCTGCACTGTAACCTGTGCAGAGCGCAGGACACAGACAAAGCCAGCTAGTTTGCTTCCTCCCAGCCTCACCGACAAGCAACCAATGGTTGCTATATCTGGGACAAATCCAAGGATTTCTGGGTCAAATCCAAGGTTTAGAGCTGCTTGCAAGAGGTCATGCACAGGCGGGAGAGAGGAACAGCAAGTAGCGTTGTCGGGGATAGAAAAGCTGGTGAGAACCATCTTTGTCTCCTCAACAGTGTTACCGAATGGGGCTTCATGTGGCTAAGGGTGACCACGTGACCACCAGCTTTCCCCAGGTAGGAGCACAGACTAGAACACATCAAGTAGGGAGCTCCAGATATCACCTCTGATGTGCAAGCACTGCCGTTGTCACATCTGGGATGAAGATTAACCAGCAGTCTCTCCTCCAGAGACCAAGGCAGTTTAAGTTTCTCTAAGTTTAAACTCTAAGGCAGTTTAAGCCCTGTGGCAACACAAACATAGTTGTTCAGACCAGGGATATTATGGGACCAGGAGAAGACAGCAACCTTGTAGTCCACAACTCACCATACAGGGGTAAAAGTGAACAGCTGCCTAAAAGTTCCCATCAGGAAAAAGCACTTTGGCACTAAACTCTGGCAGCACCCACTCCCTCATCGCCTTACAGCATCTAAGTCTTTAAGGAGGGTCGGGAAATTTTGTTGTGCAGGTGGGTGAACCTTCAGCAGAAACTGGGGTCAGTAACCTAAATTCATCAGAAATGTTGAGGGATGACCAGGTGATGAAGGAAGGTCACTTTATGCCCACAGATGGTCCCACTAGGATAAAGCTAAGACCCATCTTCAATGATTACATGGAGAGTTTGGACTGCAGGGTCCCACAGGTCCTTAGGAGGTGACAAAGGTGGGCAATATAGAGGGGTGGGTATACCCCTCTATGCCAGCTCCAGCCAGGAGAGGAATGGCATCCTCTCCAACCGGCACCTTCCTTAGCCAGCCTGGATAAGCCAAGCTCATCTTTAGCCAGCACTGACACTGATAGCAGAGGAAAGGCACTGCCACAGCTCTTGGTTGGATACTTCACAACTTCCTAAAGGTTTCTGATGACCATTACCAcccctttccccagctgcaggaatAGATGCACAATTTCTAAAGACTTCAGATTTCTAGCCCTGGTGGTGGCCGCCTCCCAAAGAAGAGGATGGAGGACCTAAGCAGCTTCTGTCCACTGAAATTATGCTCCGCAGCACCCAGATCTCTGCTCCTAACCTTCTCCGCCTCACAGAGAAAGGGCAAAGGAAGCAGATGAAATGCAGGTACCACAAGGGCTGTCTGTCTCATCTCCACTTCTGGCTGATACAGCTACAGGAAGGGATGGGTACACTGTGTAAGAGCACGGCATCCCATGCTGCTGTGCTTCCTTCTGGCTCCCACACAGGAGCTCAAGTCAGCTGGACCTGTGGCATGGCCTCCTGCACCACGGCTGGACCTTGCACCTCAGAGCCTGGGAAACATttgctgcaggctctgcaggGCCAAAACAgaacatcagcagctaaaactaCATCACTACCTGCAATTTGTACTTAATCACAAGAAAAGTATTTCCGTGAAGAATAAAGGCTATGAATCTGAACACACACATTCGAGCATGTGAGAGAAAATGGTTTTAGTATAGGCTGTAGTGGGAGCTCCATGGTCTCAGTCCATACTCATCTGTAGGACCCACACAGAACTGAGTTCATagctctttttctgcttcagcatTGGAAATTTTGCCGGTAGATCTAAGAACCTCAGCAACAAAATGCAGTGACTCTGCTCCAGAGGTGAGCTGTCTGATGGACCAGTTTGCACCCGTTATTATCTTGCGGAGGTTCTGCAAGGCAAAATCTATGTTGTGCTTCACAGCACCCAGGCTGGTTGCTTGGCCTGCTCTCAGGTTTTTGTTCTCCACCTTGGAGCTCTCCAGCTCCCCCCGGAGAATAAAGATCTCCTGTTTCAGCTTCTCCATGTTGCTTTCTGCCTCCAGAGCCCGCTGGGTCATTAGCTGGAGACTCCACTCAGTCCGCTGGAGAAAGGACTGTAGCTCTTGGGCTTTCCTCTCTTTGGCCAGGCTGGTCTTCAGCTGCCTCTCCAGCCTCCGCACCGTGCATGCCTGGCTCTCCAAGGAGCTCTGCATGCTCCTGACTACCCTCCTGAGCATGGCATTCTCCTCCCTCAGCACATCGTAGGTCAGCTGCAGGGACGGCAACTCCCTGTCCCCGATGGCCTCCTCGTGCAGCATGTGGGGCTCTGCTCTCTTGGTGCACTCTGGGTACCCCAGATAAGGGTCACTGGTGTGGGCCCATTTGGCAAACACATCCATCCCCAAGTGCTTGCCCGTGCTAGACTGGAAAGGGTCATAGGGGTTGCACGGTGCTGTACTGGCGGCTTGGGACACATGCAACCTTTGATGCACAGGAAGGTGACAGGTTCTGGTCCAGCTGTGGTCTTCTTCAGACAAGCTGCCAGGCATTTTCATGTCTTTGTTAAAAGGTTCCTGTAACTCCTGAGCTTCCTCCTCAAGCTCCAGTGCATGCTTGGCCAACATCTTGGCATATATCCTATTTTTCACTCCTTCGTCTTTCACCATGTAAGAGTGCCTGGAATTTAGGGACAATAGGATGGGTTCCCCCAGATCCTCCACCTGACTGTCACCTGAGCTGTCATGGCTCTTGCACTGGGGCAGAGGATGTGTGAAGTGCCAGGGGTAGCTGAATTCGTCATCATTgtcatcatcaccatcatcatcatcttccaaGCCTTGAGATTCTGGGCAGGCCCTCTCCATTGTCCCTGGGATGCCAAGCAGCCGTGACATTTTTCAGGACGCTTTTGGCAAGTGGGAGGATCCAAATTATCCTCCTGGAGCCTAGGTCACACAGGCCGGTGACACTGACAAGCAGTGTGCCAACTTCTGCAGCCTAAGCAACGCTTGTGGGAAAAGAGGCAGTCACCAAAATCCCTCCATTTAGATCACAGGGTATTCAGGAGGGAGCAGAGCGGGGGACCAGGCATCTCTGTGTCTTTGCTGCAGGGACAAGAATTGCCAAGGTCTGTGATGTCATCGTGTGACTTCACTGACTGCTGCAAGATCATGACCAGTGGGGCGAGGAATCGATCAactgcaaaactgttttttcagcagcaggaggatgagCCAGGTCCCCTTGGCTGCAGAACCAACCCCAGCTCAGGGGTGCTGCCAGTGGACACAGAGGAGCTCATGAAGCCACCTGAAACCCACAGCAAGCATTAGGGACAGAGACCAGCCAGCCCTGAGCCGACAACATGGGGCAGAGTGGACAACCCTGCCACGCAGTCTGCCGCAGGTTAATTGCGGGAGGGTGAGACGAGACTGAGAGATGTCTGGCAGTAAGGTCAAGCTGCTGGTGTTTTGGTGCCAGGACGCAccctgggcagaggcaggagatgTCACCAGCGCTTTGGCCAGAGGCATCGCCCCAAGCTGGCCAGCCAGCGAGGGGTCTGTGACATGGTGCTGCCGATCTGATTCATCCCCGGCTGCCAGCTGGCGCAGGGAAGCGTTAGTAATACCGCCACAAACTCAGAGCGGCACGAGCCAGGAGACGAACGAAAATAAACCCACTTACCACTTCCACCCCAACACACCCCCACAGCGTGCGGTGCCACCATGGGAAAGACAGACAGGCAGGCGAGaagccctgggctggggacTGCCATCACATTGGCCTGGCATTCACATTAGCCCCCTGGAGAAGCCATGCCGGGAGGTGATGTAGTCACTGTCCCTCCTCAAGCAGCTGGTGGCCCAGGGCCACTGCTGACATCCCTGCCTGCAAAATAGGTGCCACGATCTTGGCAAGGCCAGGGGCCATACCAGAAGCCTGAACCCTATGCAAACTCTGTTCAAATGGCTGTGAAAAGGTCCTGTTGCTGCTTGGAAAcctgaaacacaaatgatatGAAGGGGGAAGACTCAGAGGTGCCTCCAGCAAAAGGGGACGCCATTCCCATCCTGAACAGGCAGCTGCCTATTGTGCAGACCAGGCGGAGGAAAGCCTGATCGAGGACAGAGGTGGGAATCCTGGAGCTTGCCCGAGGGCCTTTCTTGGAGTTTGCTCTGCCTCCTGGGACCCACATGTACACGGAGGAAGCTGGGGAGTCAGTGGCAACTCCTGGGTAGCGGGGTGAAACCCCACCAGTGGGTGCAGCATGGGGCACCCTGGGAGAtgctgggcaggaggctgcGGTCCTGAGAGATGCCTCTCCAcccctcctgtccccagcaTATATGAACACCCATGTATTTCATGGCCTGAGGAAGCCCCTCAGTGCTTTAGgaagctgctgcagcatgggcaTCACAACCTGTCTTGCAGCATTGAAGCTGACTGCCAGGTGGGTCTCCAGGGCAAACAGCcgcctccagccctgcagcctgggctgcccttccctccttcccaacGACTTTCCCCCTCCTGCATGCTAGATTCAGCGATGCTGGGGACACTGCTGCCATGCTGCAGTCATCCCCGCCTTCCCGGGTGACACCGCACTCCAGCAGCACAAGCCATTGCATCAGCCCACGCTGCCACCCCAGCATTGCTCTGACCCTGAGCAGATGCGTGGGGCCAGGCTGCTGCCATTGCTTTCTGAGGAATCTGAGGCTAATAACGTCAGGGCACATGGTGCTGATGCAATATCTCCATCgctccatcccagtacatggTGCATCACCTCGCACGTCCTAGGCtttctccagcccctgccagagTGGATCATATTTGTCAATCCTTCCTTAAATTTGCACTTGAAGAGTCTCATGAAACAGAAAAGTCCACGCTGAAGCACTCCCCCACTTCTCTTTTTATAACAACCATATCTGGTGCTCTGGGATGTACACCGTGAACGACGATGGAAAAATCCCAGGGTATTTTTACACTCTTAGTCTTTGCTTTATCTGGAGTCGTCTGGCAAATGCTTCCCTCCTGTCTGTGGTCAATACCGCAGCCGCTGGTTGCGCTCTGCTTCATGCCTTTATTTCTCTTACCGGCTGCATAGCACCGTCTGGCTTTGAGATCAGCATCCACAGATCCATCCTGCTGGCTCAAGCATGGTGACAACACAGCAGACATCTTCTCGCCTCCTGGGGAGTCAGGGTGGAAACTcccacagcagagaggggacCCCTTTGATTTTATGCAGAGCCTCGCAGACCCACGGCATTTGGTTTGTCCTCTCCATTCTCTTTGTAACTCcacctcttctccttttcctcacaAATATTCCTGGGGTTCATGCCAGGCCTCACAGGGCAGCTCAGTGCCATGGGGCTGTCTTGTGGCAAGAGGCAGCGGCTGAGCTCTTGCTCCTCCATGccggcagggctgggtgctAGGCGCTGTACGAGCACACGCGAAGGCACAGTCACCATGCGGGAGAGTTTTACCATATTAAAAAGGCAAGTGACATATGGAAGGTGAGGGGAGGAAGCTGTAATCAACTCTATaccatttttatatacacactTCTGCCTTTTCGTTCAATAAT
The Phalacrocorax aristotelis chromosome 1, bGulAri2.1, whole genome shotgun sequence DNA segment above includes these coding regions:
- the LOC142055481 gene encoding endosome-associated-trafficking regulator 1-like yields the protein MSRLLGIPGTMERACPESQGLEDDDDGDDDNDDEFSYPWHFTHPLPQCKSHDSSGDSQVEDLGEPILLSLNSRHSYMVKDEGVKNRIYAKMLAKHALELEEEAQELQEPFNKDMKMPGSLSEEDHSWTRTCHLPVHQRLHVSQAASTAPCNPYDPFQSSTGKHLGMDVFAKWAHTSDPYLGYPECTKRAEPHMLHEEAIGDRELPSLQLTYDVLREENAMLRRVVRSMQSSLESQACTVRRLERQLKTSLAKERKAQELQSFLQRTEWSLQLMTQRALEAESNMEKLKQEIFILRGELESSKVENKNLRAGQATSLGAVKHNIDFALQNLRKIITGANWSIRQLTSGAESLHFVAEVLRSTGKISNAEAEKEL